In Bos taurus isolate L1 Dominette 01449 registration number 42190680 breed Hereford chromosome 10, ARS-UCD2.0, whole genome shotgun sequence, the genomic window tggggaattccatggacagagaagcttggcggactacagtccatggggtcgaaaagagtcagacacgacttaatgactaaacagcagcaacaaatttTTAATAGTgcttttgtgggggtgggggattaGATTTAGTTGGGGTTCTAAGTGTCCCATCATCAAAATGAATTGTAATTGGTCACCTGCTAATGGTTATATGTAATGAGATTTTAcatatttcatctttaaaaaagtcttttcagACAGATACTGCCAGATATTGGAACATGTGATTTTAACTGAGCATGTACATCATTTGGAAGGCTTTTCTTAATCCCCCCTTGGTATTTACCTTTTTGCATGTCATTACAGTAATACATTTATCACTTCCAGTTGAAGAAGTTCAGCTGTAGTTAAATGGGTTCTAAAACATGGAAATTTCTTTACATTTGAACCAAGGTTCCAAAAATGCTAAACTCAGAAAAATATATCCACTAATATGTGTGAGAACAGAAACCTTGTTCCTTAATTTTTGATAGATGAGAAATGTAGTCATTCCATACTCTTGCAGTATGTTTCACATTAGTTACTTTTGACCTGTAATTGTGGTTGATATATTTGAGAAATATTATCAAGCCTTTAGCAACTAACTTCCAAAGACATTCAGTATTTCAGAAGTGTTTAAGGTTGGTTAAGAAAAATTTCCGTCTTGGCCATGAACCCAAAAAACTGCAGTCAGACTTTACAGTTGCTAAGCAAATCAAGCTTAGGTTATGAGTGTCAGGAAATTTGGCTTCAATTTCAGACAAAATTGAAGGACTTTGAGGATGATTAAAGTCCATGAAAGCAAATGAAGTTTATCATTGACATTACTGGTTCATTAACAAATGATAGATTCAAATATTGCTGCAAGGTACTTGCTGGTGAATAATACAGTGAATAACTATAGGTTTTAAACACCTTACATTttcataagcttttaagtttctccactagatcttttttttaacctcacaCTTTCTTTTACCATCATTAGTTATAACAGATCAGATTCTGCTTCAAGTTTTACCGAATTTGTTTCCTCAACTTCTTTGAAAGTATTCACCAATAGTTCCATGCAGAGTATTCATAGAGGCTAATTCTTCAGTAACTTCAAACTCAGAATTGACACCTCAAATAAGCAAGAACTGAGCTGTATTAGAAACATCTATCAACTCATCAAGAGTAAACAACTACTTGGACTCATTTACCATTTTGACTATTGATGGTACTCCCAGTGTTCACAACTCTTTGGGCAACTGTCCTTGCCAAAAGGCTAACAGTCCTAAACAAAACTTGCTTTCTCTGGACATATTTCTTAAGACTCCTGCTTTCAAAACAAACACAATTAACTCTCCGTCAgtaaataattttcctttcttgacTTAAAAAAGTCACTTGGAGACTTTTTGGTTGTAGCCccactttcattttttataagGAAATTCTACTGTGAATTTCCAgtttaaatatgtaatttttctGACAGTTGCTTGCCTGTGACTTGGAAATACTGATGAGTAGTAGTTCTTTTGGGAATGTCAAAGTATATTTTACTTTAGCTCAGTTACGGATGCTTTATCATCTAATTCAGTATCAAAAATGTTCATACTCTACCATACTTTAAAAGCTCAACATGGATGTCCACTTTTGTTGTTTTGGAATGATGGATATACACtcataatagtaaaataaaatgttatagctTGGCAATATATGTTGCACTTAAATGCTCTTGCGTTATAACCATGTCACTGATTTGTAATGTGCTGAGCAGCAATGTGAAGTGATGCAAATCATATCCCATCTGTGTTGCAGCTAACTACTCAGCTCTGGTGTTATACAATGAGGGCAGCCATAGCCAGTATGTAAACAAATGAGCATAAAAAAtaagttccaataaaactttatttatggacactgaaattcaaatttcatataattttcatgtcacaaatttttttttcccccaatcatTTAAAAGTGTAAAAACCATTCTCAGCTTACTTGCCGTACAACAGGTGGTGGACCAGATTTGGCCTGCTGGACGTAGTTTGCCCGTCTCTGATCTAAATAATCTCATTTGTTATTACTAATACTTCTATATTAACAGTAAGTATAGGAGTACTTACATATAACTTAGCTACACTCTTCAACTACGGATAACTGTAAAATGATGAGTGCTTTCCTAGTTATTATGCAATTATCATACTTCCAAAAACTATTTTCTGGacaatatttaaacatatttatctAATAAAAGACTAGATATATATgatgataaaattataaaacaacatATATTTAGTAGgcttaaattttaatttgataaTTCCCAATTTATAGGactgtgttagtctctcagtcatatctgactctttgtgaacctgtggATTACAGCCCGCTaggcacctctgcccatgggactcttcaggcaagaatactggagtgggttgccattcccttctccaggggctcttccagatgcagggatcgaacctaggtctcctgcattgcaggcacattctttaccatctgagccaccagggaagcctcgagGGTAAAATAAAAGGGTTCAATACTAAAGTAACTGAATgctaaaataaaatcatacaaatgATAGTTCACTATCACAAAGGTCTAGTGGGGagatggagaaaatatttccagttAAGTGGCTGAAGcaatttgtgtattttcttcttaGAAGTCTTTATCTGTCCTCTGGCGTTTAAGAGGTGGACCTTCATGATTGTCTGTAACAAATCCAGAAAACCTATATTATGTAAGAtacttaacatttaaaataacttttaaaaagcaaataatataggcattttaaacattttaatgtacTCAACTTATGCATGAAATAGTAACATTGCTATGGATTTAATGAAATAGCCCTTCTACTAGACTGAATAGTGTATCATAATAAAATCTGTAAAATTGTGAGAAATTAGTCACTGTTGAATGGCAAGGGGTCTTGAACTGAAATATCTAACTAGAATCAGTTTAATCTATttctaagtttaaaaaagaatataaaatatgtatgttgCCAAGAAAGTTATGTTAAATTTTGTATTACAGCTTACATTTAATTTCCCAGAAATCGCTCACCTCGATTCACGGTCTGGTTCTTGTAAAGTATAGCAGCAGGAATCCGAAAAGTGATGCATAACATTTCCTTGTTAGGGGCCACATTTCTTACTAGGTGAACTGAACTATATGCCTCCAAGGAGATGCCTAACACAGTTGCAGCTCGTTGCTGAACATCCTTAGCTGGATTAGCATCTTTGGAAAAGCTGTAACAGTGCACAATGGGAAGGAGTTCACTGCCACATGGCTGTCCCTCTAAGAGTGCTTTGAAAGCACTGAGAAACTCAATAGCCTTTGCTGGCAAATTCATGACAATGTGCAcagagtgttttctttctttagacAGTGGTCCTAGCTGCTGCATTAACTCTTCTCTGACTGGTCCTTGCAGGAAGTCTCTCCCATCCAAGTTAAAGACTTTTACCTTTTGGTCCACTTTATTTAAtttacaattgtgcagtagccaTTTATGGGATTCAGGATTGAGATCATTAGCAAACACAGTGCACTTTTTCTTTGCTGCTGGAATGGCAAAGGGCCCAACCCCAGCAAAGACATCAAATAGGACATCCCCAGGTTTGAGAAGTTCTGTGATACGGCTGTGTTCTGTGGAGAGACGAGGATTCCAGTAGacttttgaaaaatcaaattCATAGGTGTAATTGTTTTCTCGAACCTGAAAAAGTATTATGCTTTTGGTTAAACTGTTTAGTCTTAAATTCCAGCCACTGATATTGGATAGAtgcattcacacatacacacattaaaaTTTACTACTATTAAGAGCAAATTACAGTGAGTTTAAAGgcatttaaattagaaatctggTGTTTATGCTAAACTTGAGGGTAGTTACTATCTTGCATTAGATGTTTTCATGAGAGGAGTCATCTCTTCAAAACCAAACAGCTCTCCATCTCATCCTAAAGGACCATAAAGTGGCTCCCCGATCACACTAGGAATTTTTCAGATAGGCCAACTGACTGGCTTAATTATATTATCTCCTGTCACCTGATAGGAAGAAAGCCTTTAGGGTGAAACAACACACCACATCTGTCTTCATGGTGGGTAGCTAAATTGCAGACAGTCTTCCACGCAGCAAACATGCTTTGCTTCCTTAGTTTTCAGTTTGGCAAGATAGATGTGTCATGTGTCAGTGAATTTCAAGGTACTTCGTTATGTTTTTAGACAGTTACTTGGACTCTGCAGGTTTCATGTCTATAAATAGAGCCAGTGTATAGAATAAATCATTCCCGTGTTTTTGCCTTTCCCAAATCTGAGTTTTCATGGATAAACTAAATATACAGTGAAGCTAAGTCTtgaacaaaattaaaactttatagCATTTCTTTGGGGACTATTATAAACAtgatagaaaatagaaaacaaaattaaaactacaattgTGAAATGTGACCTCACCTATCATCTTAAGCCCCTTATTTTAACAGATGAAGAATCAAAGGCCAGAAAGTTCCTAAGTTCTATAAATCTAATAGAGACATCTTCTATACTCTGTCTTCATGGACCTTAATTCCAAATTTGtacttattttttcctcctgACCACATCAAATGCTCTAATCATATTATTAAGTTTCAAGAGTTTGaaatatttcttcatgattctgCCAACTGAGAGTCAATCTAGGTGTATAATATAACCTGGAAGGCTTAAATGTGTCTTGGGATGCTTTTCCTGAAATCTCCTTTCTACTTGTCTTTAAGCTCTTTAGTGTGAGTCACAGATCTAGATCTAGATTAAATGATGCTAAGTATCCCTCTGGTTTTACTCATGCTGTCTTTGATATCTTGTTCCCTTAGTTAAGCATTGCTTTCAGGAGATCCACTTTAGCAATGTTTTTAAATACTACTTAAATGTTGCATGAGCTCTTAAATTTAAATGTGATTGTGTTTGGAGCAAAGAAATTATATTgagttttcatatttatttgatAGTATATATACTAGGCATAAAGTATGTCCTAAGAACAAACTTTAGTTGACTTGGGAAGTCAATCACAAGGCATTTATAAAATTACAGAAGTTTCTCAGTTTATAGAAGTTTACATCTTCTTTCTAAGAAGAATGATACTACCTGACACCCTAAGGGTCACTACCAAGTAAAGAACATGACAATGTTCAGTCTGGGTGTGCCTAAAGTTGAGTATGTCTTAGTGTCAGCTGAGCTGAGCACAGTTATTATCAAAGGATTCACATCCGAATCTTGCTTGCCATAACAGACCTTACTCACTGTACACAGGCAGTAGGTAGTGGAGGTCTGGTATACAAGGCAGGACTAAGCATGGACTCGAGTCAGAAGCCTGACTCAAAAACCCTCTGCTCAGTCAGTCCTTCATAGTTCATGTGCATAGAGAGAATAACAACAGCCATTAACTTGGGGGTCTCTCAGGATTTGTCTAGCCTGTTTCTTAGCTTGGGTACAAAATTTCACATAATGTTAACATGTAATTATCTAAGGCTTTAACTTAAAAACAGTTTATTATATCCAACACTACAGAGGGTCTTGGGGTGGAAGATGAGAAAATGGTTTATATCAGGAATCTATTCctatatattttaagttattttttctttgaaataggttttgtttttcttatagaAGAAGTATGTGCTCACACTTTAGAAAAGTATAAAGATAACAAAGGTCACCAGAAACTATACCGAGTGAAAATATGCTCACTGTTAACATTCTGATATTATGcatatttacacatttaaaatCATCACACCTAAAATGGAACTCAGTTATGTATACTGTTCTACAGTTTATTTTTTGTCACTTGGCTTGTCAGTGGACAATTTACTTTCAGTAtggagcaatactgcataggaaccttgaatgttaggtccatgaatcaaggcaaatggaagtggtcaaacaggagatgccaagagtgaacgtcaacattttaggaatcagtgaactaaaatggactggaatgggtgaatttaactcagatgactattacatctactactgtgggcaagaatcccttagaagaattggagtagccatcatagtcaacaaagtctgaaatgcagtacttggatgcaatctcaaaaatgacacaatgatctctgttcgtttccaaggcaaaccattcaatatcatggtaatccaagtctatgtcctgaccagtaatgctgaagaagttgaacagttctatgaagccctacaagaccttctaggactaacaccaaaaagagatgtcctttccattataggggactggaatgcaaaagcaggaagtcaagagatacctgctTGGtaaagtttggctttggagtacagaatgaagcagggcaaaggctattagagttctgccaagagaatgcactggtcatagcacctcttccaaacaccctcttccaacaacccaagagaagactgtacacatggacatcaccagatggtcaacaccaaaatcagactcattatattctttgcagccaaagatggagaagctctatacagtcagcaaaaccaagaccaggagctaactgtggctcagatcatgaactccttattgccaaattcagatttaaattgaagaaagtagggaaaaccactagaccattcaggtatgacctaaatcaaattccttacaattatacaattaaagtgacaaatagattcaagggtttagatctgatagataagagtgcctaaagaactatggatggaggttcgtgacattgtacaggaggcagtgatcaagaccatccccccaaaaaagaaatgcaaaatggctgtctgaggaggccttacaaatagctgtgaaaagaacagaagcagaaggcaaaggaaaaaaggaaagatatacccatttgaacgcagagttccaaagaatagcaaggagagataagaaagccttcctcagtgatcaatgcagagaaatagaggaaaacaatagaatgggaaagactagagatctcatcaagaaaattagagataccaagggaacatttcatgcaaagatgggcacaataaaggacagaagtggtatggacctaacagaagcaggagatattaagaagaggtggcaagaatacacagaagaactatacaaaaaagatctgcatgacccagataaccacgatggtgtgatctctcacctagagccacatgcaaagaactgactcatttgaaaagaccctgatgctggaaatgattgaaggcagtaggagaaggggacaacagaggatgaggtggttggatggcattaccgactcaatggacatgagtttgagtaagctccgggagtttgtgatggacagggaagcctggtatactgcagtccgtggggtcacaaagagtcggacacgactgaggaactgaactgatggagctAATAATCTTCAATGATGggagtattccattgtattattATCCTAAAATTTAACCAGTTATCTACTGAtgatatttagattgttttcattccatcatgtttatttattattataaaagtgATGTAGGGGTCTAGTGGTTAAAATTCCatacttccactgctggggggacatgggttcaatccctggttgggtacATCATTACAATCTTGTCCAGTTATATTCTTGAGATAACTTCCTATACATGGAGTGCTAGGTCAAAGGATGTATCTATTCAAAACTGCAATATATTACAATACACTCTTCCACTCTTCCTGACTATATCAAATTCGCTCTCTCATcaataatacatatatgtaaatgctTACATTCTCACATACTCATCAATACTGGCTATTATATTTTCTTAATCTGTTATCCTGATTTCAAAAGTTAATCTTGATATATACTGTATTAGGAGACAATAAAATATTCCATACCTTTGTCATCATATTCTCCTCTCCAGATAGTACTTCCATTTCAAAATTTCGGTAGGTATTATCaatattattgattttatttactgCTGAGGTGATTCCTGGATTTTTGTCAATCATAACTTGGCCTAAAAGCACAGAAATCATGATAAATACTCCCTTCTGGTtgcaaaataaaagctaaaattgcAAATATGAAATGGATGTGAACTATATTTTCTGGTTTATAGTCAAAAATTGCACCTATTTTGTGTGCATGCATTCTAAGtggcttctgtcgtgtccgactcgtggCAACTGTATGGaatgtagaccaccaggctcctctgtccatgggattctccaggcaagaatattggagtgggttgccatgccctcctccaggggatcttttccgacccagggatagaacccaggtctcttatgtcttctgcattgacagatgggttcttcactagcaccactgggaaaCTGATGTGTGTAGAGGAATGCAATTCTAAAAATTCAGCAGATTACTAAAGTTAATGTCTGACAGCCCCTaagcaaacacacagaaaatgtgTGGgtacatttataaagaaaaaattttgaagagcTTGTTCTGTCTaatatttttccatgtcttttaCTTAGTCTTTTCAAATGTATCAATACAACAGTAAGCAAACATGTAGGCCCAGGGAACTggttaaaaaatagaagagatgTTAAGGACTATGGAAACAAATGGTTTCAGAAAACACTAGCCTGTCCCCACTGGCCTCAAACCAAATGTTTGCTTTAttgtgtatttaaaatagatacttCCACTTTGGAATGCATACTAgcaaaataatgttttcaaataaaagaaacatagattatttacttttctctaaataaaatttttatttacttaaattgtTCTTTATGTCAAATAGTTTCCAGAGCACAAAAAGCTACAAAGGTTAAAAGACACTGGCAATGGTATATTGATGCCATATAATCAAAGTCTGCATTTTTGtcagcacttaaaaaaatttacaagAATCTATATGCTATCTCATTGTATAAAGAAAGATACGTTGATTTGTAAGTAAGTATAAAGTACTCCATAATACAGGTACAACagaggacgacagagggtgagataacggttggaaggcatcaccgattcaatggaaatgagtttgagcaagctccaggagctggtgatggacagggaaacctggtgtgctgcagtccatggggttgcaaagagttggacatgactgagcgactgaactgaactgataatacaAACATGCTTAAATACCAACTGGAATTTGTCTAATTTCTCCCTGATTAATTAGATACCTGATTTTGAATATGATAATGTCAAACTATTGTCAATCATTGTTTTATCTTGTTCTGCTTCAGGTATCAGAACTCAATTTTTAAGGTACAGAAGTTAGTTTgaaatgaagaatttaaaaaaacattctaaAGGTCTATAGTAAAAGCTTTAAAATTACTTCTGTATGAAAACGTTTCATTTTCAATCTGTGAGTACCCTTTTATGAGAGCGAGTTTATAAGAGTGCTAAAAGAATGTTGAG contains:
- the TRMT5 gene encoding tRNA (guanine(37)-N(1))-methyltransferase, which translates into the protein MRSLLKQFAFSRRLLKVESCRITESASLILLPWASLIQKLNRVPVIFLLDQRKRFSTMPEIETNHRDSELFSPPSEVRGMTELDRTAFKKTVTIPVLKVRKEVVNKLMRSLKRAALQRPGIKRVIEDPEDGEGRLIMLDPYKMFTVDSFEKEELSILKQLNVNPQISKYNLDLTYENFKSEEILRAVLPEGQDVTSGFSRVGHIAHLNLRDHQLPYKHLIGQVMIDKNPGITSAVNKINNIDNTYRNFEMEVLSGEENMMTKVRENNYTYEFDFSKVYWNPRLSTEHSRITELLKPGDVLFDVFAGVGPFAIPAAKKKCTVFANDLNPESHKWLLHNCKLNKVDQKVKVFNLDGRDFLQGPVREELMQQLGPLSKERKHSVHIVMNLPAKAIEFLSAFKALLEGQPCGSELLPIVHCYSFSKDANPAKDVQQRAATVLGISLEAYSSVHLVRNVAPNKEMLCITFRIPAAILYKNQTVNRDNHEGPPLKRQRTDKDF
- the TRMT5 gene encoding tRNA (guanine(37)-N(1))-methyltransferase isoform X1 encodes the protein MPEIETNHRDSELFSPPSEVRGMTELDRTAFKKTVTIPVLKVRKEVVNKLMRSLKRAALQRPGIKRVIEDPEDGEGRLIMLDPYKMFTVDSFEKEELSILKQLNVNPQISKYNLDLTYENFKSEEILRAVLPEGQDVTSGFSRVGHIAHLNLRDHQLPYKHLIGQVMIDKNPGITSAVNKINNIDNTYRNFEMEVLSGEENMMTKVRENNYTYEFDFSKVYWNPRLSTEHSRITELLKPGDVLFDVFAGVGPFAIPAAKKKCTVFANDLNPESHKWLLHNCKLNKVDQKVKVFNLDGRDFLQGPVREELMQQLGPLSKERKHSVHIVMNLPAKAIEFLSAFKALLEGQPCGSELLPIVHCYSFSKDANPAKDVQQRAATVLGISLEAYSSVHLVRNVAPNKEMLCITFRIPAAILYKNQTVNRDNHEGPPLKRQRTDKDF